Sequence from the Segatella copri genome:
TGGTACTTACGAGACAACCAAGGATGTAGTCTTGGAGAGTGCTTACTTCCATCCTACATGGATTCGCAAGAGCGCTCGCCGTCATGGTTTGAGTACAGATGCCAGCTACCGTTTCGAGCGTGGCGTAGATCCAAACGGACAGATTTATGCTTTGAAGCAGGCAGCCATCCTCTGCAAGCAGTTGGCTGGCGGTAAGATTTCCATGCAGATCAAGGATGTATATCCAGAGCCAATGCAGGATTTCCCTGTTCGCCTGAACTATGAGTATGCGCATCGCCTTATCGGTAAGGAGATTGGTGCAGAGACCATCAAGAACATTGCTACATCTCTCGAAATGAAGATTGTGAAGGAGGATGCTGAGGGTATCGACCTCCTGGTTCCTGCTTATCGCGTAGACGTTCAGCGTCCTTGCGACGTGGTAGAGGATATTCTCCGTATCTACGGATATAATAATGTGGAGATTCCAACCCAGTTGAAGAGCTCCCTGACTGTTCAGGGCGATGAGGATAAGGCTTATCACAGCCAGAACCTCGTGGCAGAGCAGTTGGTAGGCGAGGGCTTCATGGAGATTCTCAACAACTCTATGAGCAAGGCTAGCTACTATACCGACTTCGACCTCAACAAGTATCCTAACGAGACAACCGTGAAGGTGATGAACCCATTGAGTGCTGATCTCGGTGTGATGCGCCAGACGATGCTGTTCGGTGGTTTGGAGAGCGTGGTTCGCAACATCAACCATAAGAGCCAGAACCTGAAGTTCTTCGAGGTGGGTAACACCTATATATACAATAAGGAGAAGTGGAGCGAGGAGAGTCCTATCAAGGCTTACTCTCAGGAGGCTCACATGTCACTCTTCATCACCGGTAAGCGCGTAGAGGGCAGTTGGGCTCATGCTGATGAGCAGAGCAGCATCTACGAGCTGAAGGCTGTGGTAGAGAATATCCTTCGCCGTGTAGGTATGCCACAGAACAACGTGGTTATCAAGCACAGCGACAATAACATCTTCTCTAAGGGTGTAAGTTACGAGACCCGTGCCGGTAAGGTATTGGTAGAACTGGGTATCCTGAGCCTGAAGCTGAAGAAGGCATTCGATATAGAGCAGGATGTGTTCTATGCTGATATCCACTGGGATAACCTGATGAAGGCAGTGAAGAAGGTGAACCTTACTTACACCGACATCAGCAAGTATCCTTCAGTGAGCCGCGACCTTGCATTGCTCGTAGACAAGAATGTAGAGTTCGCTCAGATTGAGCAGATTGCCCACCAGACAGAGAAGAAACTTCTGAAGAGCGTTGTTCTCTTCGATGTTTATGAGGGTGAGCATTTGCCAGAGGGCAAGAAGAGTTATGCCGTTAACTTCATCCTGCAGGATGAGGAGAAGACTCTGAATGACAAGCAGATAGATGCTATCATGAAGAAGCTCATAGCCAACCTTACAAGCAAGCTCAATGCAGAATTGAGATAATGCAGAAGGGGCTCAGTGCAGAATTAAGATAATATTATAAACAAACGATAAACATTTAAAATTTTATTCCAATGGGAAGAGCATTTGAATATCGTAAAGCTACAAAGCTGAAAAGATGGGGCCACATGGCCAAGACATTTACTAAGTTGGGTAAGCAGATTGCTATTGCTGTGAAGGCAGGCGGTCCAGAACCAGAGAACAACCCATCATTGCGTGCTATCATCGCTAACTGTAAGCGTGAGAACATGCCTAAGGATAACATCGCTCGTGCCATCAAGAACGCTTGTGGCAAGGATACCAGCGATTACAAGGAAGTAACATACGAGGGATATGGCCCTCACGGAGTGGCTGTCTTCGTTGATACTCTGACAGACAACACTACACGTACTGTTGCTGACGTTCGTTCTATCTTCAACAAGTTCAGCGGAAACTTGGGTACAACAGGTTCTCTGTCTTTCCTCTTCGACCACAAGGCTGTGTTCACATTCAAGAAGAAGGAAGGTCTGGATATGGATGAGATGATTCTCGACCTGATCGACTACGGCGTAGAAGATGAGTTTGATGAGGATGAGGAGAACAACGAAATCACTATCTATGGTGCTCCTACAAGCTTCGGCGAAATTCAGAAGCACCTGGAGGCTGAGGGTTTCGAGGTAACTGGTGCTGAGTTCACTTACATCCCTAACGATTTGAAGGATGTAACTCCTGAGGAGCGCGAAACTATCGACAAGATGGTTGAGAAGTTGGAAGAGTTTGACGATGTTCAGACTGTATATACCAACATGAAGCCAGAAATTCCTGCAGACGCAGAATAAGCATTATGTTGCAGCAAGACAAACAGGATAAGTTGCAGAAGGTAACTTATCAGACTCATGGCACCTGCTCAAAATACATCTGCATCAGTATAGATGAAGATGGAAATGTGCAGGATGCCCAGTTCATCGGAGGCTGCGATGGCAATACCAAGGGCGTTTGTGCTTTGATTAAAGGCATGAAGGCAAAGGAGGTCATCGCCCGACTGAAGGGTATCACTTGTGGCAATAAGCCTACAAGCTGTCCAGACCAGTTGGCGACAGCTTTGCAGGAAATGGGATATTAATAGTATTAGAAAAGGCACGGATTACTAGCTAGTAATCCGTGCCTTTTTTACTACTAGTACTCCGTGTCTTTTCTAATACTTGAAGATATCATCCAGCAACACCTCCTTCGGGTTCTTAGCCGAATGATATATGAAACGGAAGGTGAAATGCTCTTCCTTATATTTCTTCAGACCAGGGTTGTTGTCCAGGGCTTCCTTCTGAATCTTATGGAGTTTACCCTTGTTGGCATCAATCGCCTTCTTGTTATCTGCCTTGTTTCTCAAAGAGATATAGTACGTATACATCTTCTTGGTTTTATCAAATGCAGCACTGTCAGTCCTGGCATCGTTGACGTATGGAGTAGGACAGTATTTTTCAGTATATTCCTTGGCTTCACGAGCCGCTTTGTCCTCCAGACTTTCTGTACAAGAAACGAGCAAAGAAGCAAAAATACCGATGTAAATCAACTTTTTCTTCATGATTTTTCTATTTTTTATCTAAAAATCTCTATTATTTTCAATATTTTGTGCAAAGATACGAAAAAAAATACTATCTTTGCACTCTAAAGAGAGAAAATTATATGGAGAATATAAATAAAATAAGAAATTTCTGCATTATTGCACATATAGACCATGGTAAAAGTACCTTGGCAGACCGACTTCTGGAGAAGACTCAGACCATCAAGATTACTGAAGGACAGATGCTTGATGATATGGATTTGGAAAGAGAACGTGGTATCACGATCAAGAGTCACGCTATCCAAATGGAATATAAGGCAAAGGATGGACAGACCTATATCCTGAATCTTATTGATACTCCGGGACACGTTGACTTCTCATACGAAGTTTCCCGTTCCATCGCTGCTTGCGAGGGAGCACTGCTGGTTGTTGACGCTACTCAAGGCGTTCAGGCACAGACCATTTCAAACCTCTATATGGCTATCGAGCACGACCTGGAGATTATTCCGGTAATCAATAAGATAGATATGCCTTCAGCTATGCCTGATGAGGTAGAAGACGAAATTGTAGATCTGATCGGTTGTAAGCATGAGGATATTCTCCGTGCTTCAGGTAAGACCGGTGAGGGTGTAGAAGATATACTGGAAGCTGTTGTTAATCGTGTTCCTGCTCCGGTAGGAAACGAGAAGGCACCGCTTCAGGCTTTGATTTTCGACTCTGTATTCAACTCTTTCCGCGGCATCATCGCCTATTTCAAGATAGAGAATGGCGTGATCCGTAAGGGAGATAAGGTGAAGTTCTTCAATACCGGCATGGAATATGATGCAGATGAAATCGGTGTATTGAAGATGGATATGATTCCACGCCAGGAATTGGGTACCGGTGAGGTAGGTTATATCATCTCGGGCATCAAGAATGCTACCGAGGTAAAGGTGGGTGATACCATTACTCATATCGCCCGTCCTTGCGACAAGGCGATTGCAGGTTTCCAGGAAGTGAAACCTATGGTCTTCGCCGGTGTTTATCCTATCGATCCTAGCGATTACGAGAATCTGCGTGCATCGCTTGAAAAACTGCAGCTCAATGATGCTTCATTGACTTTCTCGCCAGAGAGTTCTGTGGCTTTGGGCTTCGGTTTCCGATGCGGATTCCTCGGTTTGCTCCACATGGAAATCGTACAGGAGAGACTGGACCGTGAGTTTAATATGGATGTCATCACTACCGTACCTAACGTATCTTATATGGTATACGACAAGCAGGGCGGTGAGAAAGAGGTTCACAATCCTTCCGGATTGCCAGACCCAACTCTGATTGATCATATTGAGGAACCATATATCCGGGCAACCATCATTACGGCTACCAATTATATTGGACCAATCATGAAACTCTGTCTGGATAAACGAGGCGAACTCATCAACCAGGAATATGTGAGTGGAAACCGTGTAGAGCTCCACTTCATGTTGCCATTGGGAGAAATCGTCATCGACTTCTATGACAAGCTGAAGAGTATCTCCAAGGGATATGCTTCGTTCGACTATCATATCGATTCATTCCGTCATTCCGACCTGGTGAAGCTCGATATCCTGTTGAATGGAGAGCCTGTAGATGCTTTGAGTACTTTGACTCACCGCGATAACTCTGTGAGCTTCGGCCGCAGAATGTGCGAGAAGTTGAAGGACCTCATACCTCGTCAGCAGTTCGATATTGCTATCCAGGCAGCTATCGGTGCCAAGATTGTGGCACGTGAGACTGTTAAGCAGGTGCGCAAGGATGTTACCGCCAAATGTTATGGTGGTGACGTAAGCCGTAAGCGCAAGTTGCTGGAGAAGCAGAAGAAGGGTAAGAAACGCATGAAGCAGATTGGTAATGTGGAAGTTCCACAGAAAGCCTTCCTTGCTGTGCTCAAACTCGATTAATGATTTAATATAAGTATAATGGAAAAGGAGGTTAAGTATTATGGCAGACTTTAAAGTAATTACCCCTAAGCGTGATATTGCGCGCGAATTGGCGCGTAAATATAGTACGATGACTCATGATGAGCTCGATGTGGTGGAAGATATCCTTGAGCCTATCAAGTATGGCAAGGGCGAGCTGATCTTGCCTGAAGGTGAACAGTGCATGGGTATCTCGTACATCGAGAAGGGATTGGTACGCCAATTTTACTTTAAGAATGGCAAGGAGGTGACCGAGCATCTGGGTGTGGATCATACCATCTTTATGTGCATTGAGAGCCTCTTTAAGGAAGAGCCTACCCACCTGCAGGTGGAAGCTTTGGAGCCTACGCTGGTGTATATGCTACCGAAGAAGAAGCTGGAGGCGGCTGCTATGCGTAATGTCAATATCCAGATGCTTTATCGTAAAATACTGGAAGAGAGTTTGATTCAGTCTCAGATTCATGCCGATCTGATGCGATTTGAGTCGGCACCTAATAAATATAAGCGCCTGTGCGAAATGAACCCACAGGTGGTTCTGCGTGCTCCGCTCACCTATATCGCAAGCTATCTGCAGATGACTCCGGAAACGCTGTCCAGAATCCGATCAAATACATTATTATAATCATAAAGTAAAAAAGAGGATGTGACTTGTGACACACCCTCTTTTTTGTTGTTTCATATCATAGACCAGCAAGCCTTTACTCTGCCGTATAGAGGAATCGCTTGATGCTCTTCTTAGGAGTCTTTTCAAACTCATCTTCATGTATACGTATTTCTGATACTTT
This genomic interval carries:
- the pheT gene encoding phenylalanine--tRNA ligase subunit beta, translating into MNVSYKWLKEYVDFDLTPQETADALTSCGLEVDALEEVQSVKGGLKGLYVGKVLTCEEHPNSDHLHVTTVDLGKGEPQQIVCGAPNVAAGQKVIVADLGCVLYDGDQSFTIKKSKLRGVESLGMICAEDEIGVGTSHDGIIVLPEDAPVGQPAAEYYHLESDWLIEIDITANRADALGHWGVARDLYAWLKQNGYKTSLHRPTCDEFVVDNEDLPIDVEIQNTEACKRYACVSITGCEVKESPKWLQDKLNIIGLRPINNIVDITNYIMMAYGQPLHCFDADMVTGHKIVVRTQPEGTKFVTLDGEEHTLGEHDLSICNAEEPMCIAGIFGGKGSGTYETTKDVVLESAYFHPTWIRKSARRHGLSTDASYRFERGVDPNGQIYALKQAAILCKQLAGGKISMQIKDVYPEPMQDFPVRLNYEYAHRLIGKEIGAETIKNIATSLEMKIVKEDAEGIDLLVPAYRVDVQRPCDVVEDILRIYGYNNVEIPTQLKSSLTVQGDEDKAYHSQNLVAEQLVGEGFMEILNNSMSKASYYTDFDLNKYPNETTVKVMNPLSADLGVMRQTMLFGGLESVVRNINHKSQNLKFFEVGNTYIYNKEKWSEESPIKAYSQEAHMSLFITGKRVEGSWAHADEQSSIYELKAVVENILRRVGMPQNNVVIKHSDNNIFSKGVSYETRAGKVLVELGILSLKLKKAFDIEQDVFYADIHWDNLMKAVKKVNLTYTDISKYPSVSRDLALLVDKNVEFAQIEQIAHQTEKKLLKSVVLFDVYEGEHLPEGKKSYAVNFILQDEEKTLNDKQIDAIMKKLIANLTSKLNAELR
- a CDS encoding YebC/PmpR family DNA-binding transcriptional regulator, giving the protein MGRAFEYRKATKLKRWGHMAKTFTKLGKQIAIAVKAGGPEPENNPSLRAIIANCKRENMPKDNIARAIKNACGKDTSDYKEVTYEGYGPHGVAVFVDTLTDNTTRTVADVRSIFNKFSGNLGTTGSLSFLFDHKAVFTFKKKEGLDMDEMILDLIDYGVEDEFDEDEENNEITIYGAPTSFGEIQKHLEAEGFEVTGAEFTYIPNDLKDVTPEERETIDKMVEKLEEFDDVQTVYTNMKPEIPADAE
- a CDS encoding TIGR03905 family TSCPD domain-containing protein — its product is MLQQDKQDKLQKVTYQTHGTCSKYICISIDEDGNVQDAQFIGGCDGNTKGVCALIKGMKAKEVIARLKGITCGNKPTSCPDQLATALQEMGY
- the lepA gene encoding translation elongation factor 4, with the translated sequence MENINKIRNFCIIAHIDHGKSTLADRLLEKTQTIKITEGQMLDDMDLERERGITIKSHAIQMEYKAKDGQTYILNLIDTPGHVDFSYEVSRSIAACEGALLVVDATQGVQAQTISNLYMAIEHDLEIIPVINKIDMPSAMPDEVEDEIVDLIGCKHEDILRASGKTGEGVEDILEAVVNRVPAPVGNEKAPLQALIFDSVFNSFRGIIAYFKIENGVIRKGDKVKFFNTGMEYDADEIGVLKMDMIPRQELGTGEVGYIISGIKNATEVKVGDTITHIARPCDKAIAGFQEVKPMVFAGVYPIDPSDYENLRASLEKLQLNDASLTFSPESSVALGFGFRCGFLGLLHMEIVQERLDREFNMDVITTVPNVSYMVYDKQGGEKEVHNPSGLPDPTLIDHIEEPYIRATIITATNYIGPIMKLCLDKRGELINQEYVSGNRVELHFMLPLGEIVIDFYDKLKSISKGYASFDYHIDSFRHSDLVKLDILLNGEPVDALSTLTHRDNSVSFGRRMCEKLKDLIPRQQFDIAIQAAIGAKIVARETVKQVRKDVTAKCYGGDVSRKRKLLEKQKKGKKRMKQIGNVEVPQKAFLAVLKLD
- a CDS encoding Crp/Fnr family transcriptional regulator, with the protein product MADFKVITPKRDIARELARKYSTMTHDELDVVEDILEPIKYGKGELILPEGEQCMGISYIEKGLVRQFYFKNGKEVTEHLGVDHTIFMCIESLFKEEPTHLQVEALEPTLVYMLPKKKLEAAAMRNVNIQMLYRKILEESLIQSQIHADLMRFESAPNKYKRLCEMNPQVVLRAPLTYIASYLQMTPETLSRIRSNTLL